The Haloplanus sp. CK5-1 genome segment GGAACATCGTCTTGCAGTTCACGTCGAACAGGAAGTCGAACGTCTCGACGTCGGTCTCGTGGATCGGATCTCCCCCGCGCCACGTCCCGGCGACGGTACAGAGGTGGTCGAGGCCACCGTGGTCGTCTACGACCGACTCGACGACGCCCGCGACGTCGTCCTCGTCGGTAAAGTCGCCCCGGTAGTAGTCCACCTCCCCGGGGTTGACGAGCGATCCCTCGTCGTCCGGCGCGACGACGTCCGCCCCACAGACGGTCGCCCCGGCGTCGTCGAACGCCGTCGCGATCGCGCTCCCGAGCGCACCGCTCGCGCCCGTGACCAGTACCACCCGATCCTCGAAGTCAAAGGATGTCGACATGCCAAACTGTTCGGGGGCGCGACACAAAAGCCCGAGGCCGATCCGGTTCGGCGATCAGAGCGTCACGACGAGTTTGCCGAGGAAGCTGTCTGCCATCACGTCGCGGTGGGCGTCGGCCACCTCGTCGAGGTCGTACGTCCGGGCCACCTCGATCGTGAGGTCGCCCTCGCCGAGCAGGTGGGCGACCCGTTCGAGCGGACGGGCGAGCGTCGGCGTGTTGAACATGCTCATGAACTGGTAGGTGAGTTCCTTCCCGCGCGCGACGCCGTCGTTCGAGAAGCCGATTTCGGGGTCGTTCTCGCCGATGCCGACGATCCGGGCGTCCTGGGCGGCTACGTCGGCGTCGAACTGGAGGTAGTCGTCGAGGCGGTGGTCGAGGATCACGTCCGGGCCGTCGCCCCCACTCGCCGTCGCGACGGCGTCCCGGAGGTCGTCGCGCGCGTAGTCGAGGGCGGCGTCGGCCCCGAGCGATTCGAGGCGGTCGTGGTACTCGGGGGCGGCGGTGGTCACGACGCGCGCACCGGTCGCGGCGGCGATCTGGACGGCGGCGTGGCCGACGCCACCGCTTCCGCCGTGGATCAGCGCCGTCTGTGCGGGTTCGAGGTCGCCGTGGTCGATCAGCGCGCGCCACGCCGTCACGGCCGCGACACCCGCGCCGCCGGCCGCGACGGGGTCGACACCGTCCGGGAGGACGGCGGCGCGGTCGGTCGGCACGGCGACGTACTCGGCACACCCGCCGTAGTGGTCCTTGCTCAGGCCGGTGGTGACGACGGCGTCGCCGGCAGCGAACCCCGCGTCCGCGGCGTCGGCGCCGGCCGCGACCACCTCGCCCGCGGCGTCGACACCGGGGATCATCGGGAGGGTGAAGGGTTCGTACGCACCCTCCCGGAAGTAGGTGTCGACGGGGTTGATCCCCGCGGCGGCCACCTCGATCACCACCTCGTCGTCGGCCGGGTCCGGGCGATCGATCTCGTCGACTCGCAGTACGTCGGCTCCGCCGTGGTCGTGGTATCGGACGGCGCGCATACGCGTCGGCTACGCGGGGCTGGCGAATAAAGCTGGGCGGTTACGGCTTCACCGTCTCCGGCACTCGGTCGTCGCGTGCCGCGCGCCGACGGACCGCCGGCAGTCGCGGGGTGATCTCCCCGTGGTGGATGGCGCCGACCGATACTACTAACTCCCGGTCGTCGGAAACGGCACCTCACATGAGACTCCACGAGTATCAGGCGAAGGGTGTCTTCTCGGACGCCGGGATCCCCACGCCGGACTCACGCCTCGCGACGAGCGTCGACGAGGTGGTCGACGCCGGCGACGACCTGGGTTATCCGGTGGCGGTGAAGGCACAGGTTCACGTCGGCGGCCGCGGCAAGGCCGGCGGGATCGAGATCGCGACGAACGGAGAGGAACTCCGCGAAGCCGCGGAGTCGATCCTCGGGATGGACCTCAAGGGTTACCACGTCGACCGCGTCCTCGTCGAGGCGGCGGTCGACTTCGTCGACGAACTCTACCTCGGGGTGACGATGGACCGGAGCGAGGGCGAACCCGTCGCCATGGTCTCCTCGGAGGGTGGCGTCGACATCGAGACGGTCGCCGAGGAGACGCCGGACGCGATCGCGCGCGAACACGTCGATCCGGCCTTCGGGATGCATCCCTATCAGGCGCGCAAGGCGGTGTACGACGCTGGCATCGACGGCGACGTGGCCAGCGACGTCTCGTCGGTGCTCTCGACGCTGTACGACCTCTGGGCCGACAGCGACGCCAGCGAAGCGGAGATCAACCCGCTGATGGTGACCGACGGGGGCGAGGTGGTCGCCGCCGACGCCGTGATGAACGTCGACGACGACGCACTCTTCCGCCAACCCGACCTCGCGGAGATGGAAGAGGAGTCCTACAGCGACGACCTGGAGCGCAAGGCCGGCGAGTACGGCTTCGACTACGTCCGTCTGTCGGGCAACGTCGGCATCATCGGCAACGGTGCGGGGCTGGTGATGGCGACGCTCGACCTGGTGGACCACTACGGCGGCGCCCCCGCGAACTTCCTCGACATCGGTGGCGGCGCGAAGGCCGAACGCGTGGCCAACGCGCTCGATATGGTGTTCGCCGACGACAACGTCGATTCGGTCGTGTTCAATATCTTCGGCGGTATCACCCGCGGCGACGAGGTGGCCCGCGGTATCAACGAGGCGCTCTCGCAGTTCGACGAGATACCGAAACCCGTCGTCGTCCGTCTCGCGGGCACCAACGCCAGTGAGGGGATGGAGATCCTCGACACCGAACTCGTCCAGGTCGAGCGGACGCTCGAAGAGGCGGTCCAGCGTGCGGTCGCCAACGCCGAGGAGGTCAACTCATGAGCGTATTAGTCGACGACGACACCCGCGTCGTCGTCCAAGGCATCACGGGCGGGGAGGGGAAGTTCCACGCCGAGCAGATGATCGAGTACGGGACGAACGTCGTCGCCGGCGCGGTCCCCGGCAAGGGCGGGCAGGAGGTCGCCGGCGTCCCCGTCTACGACACGGTCCACGAGGCGGTCCGCCGGGAGGACGCCGACGCCTCCGTCGTCTTCGTCCCGCCGGCCTTCGCCGGGGACGCGCTGTTCGAGGCGCTCGACACCTCGCTCGATCTGGTCGTCGCCATCACCGAGGGCATCCCGACCCAGGACATGGCGAGGGTGAACCGCCGCCTCTCGGAGACGGACACGCACCTCGTCGGCCCGAACTGTCCCGGCGTCATCACGCCGGGCGCGGCGAAACTCGGTATCCTGCCGGGCAACATCTTCTCGGCCGGCAACGTGGGGCTGGTCTCCCGGTCGGGGACGCTCACCTACCAGGTGGTCGACAACCTCTCCAACCGTGGCATCGGCCAGACGACCGCCATCGGCATCGGCGGCGACCCGATCATCGGCACCTCCTTCGTCGACGCCCTCGAACTGTTCGAGGCCGACGAGGAGACCGAAGCGGTCGCGATGTGTGGCGAGATCGGCGGCGAGGACGAGGAACAGGCCGCGAAGTACATCGCACGCGAGATGGACACGCCAGTCGCCGCGTTCATCGCCGGGAGGACGGCACCGCCCGGCAAGCGCATGGGCCACGCCGGAGCCATCGTCTCCGGGAGCGGCACGGGGACCGCCGAGAGCAAGATCAACGCGCTCAACGACGCCGGCGTCCCCGTCGGCGCCACCTTAGAAGAGGTCGCGGACCACATCGAAGGGTTCCTGTAGGCTTTTCTCCGGCGGCCGCCCATCCCGTCGCGTGACAGACCCCGTCCGGACCACGGCTACGCCGCCGGCGTGTGTTCCGTCTGTACCACAGCTCCCGGGAACGTCGACGCCATCGAGGCCGAGGGACTGCGGCCGATCCGGTCGCGTTCGCCGTCGACAGCGCGGAACAACGTTCCGCGAGCAGTCGGCTGGAAGCCGACGACGCGGCGTCGCTCCGCGCCGACCGACGGGTGACGGAGCGCGGTCCCGGAACGTACACGGTCGATCGGGTGCCGCCGAGGCACCTGACGCCCGTCGACGACTGAGCCTCAGGTGGCGTCGTCGGCGACGGCCTCGTCGGCCTCCGCGCCGGGGGCCACCTCGACCGACGAGAAGGGGCCGCGGTGGATCGACCGGTAGCCGAAGAGGGTGTCGTGGCCATGATCGGACATGAGGACGGGCCAGAACGCCTCCTCGGCGACGAGTGGGTCGCCGTCGACGGTCGCGAACCGCTCTCCCTCGTCGACCCGTTCGAAGTTGTCGCCGAGGAAGAGGTAGTGTCGACCCGGCTCCTTGTAGATCGGGTCGATCACCTCGTAGAACGGCGGATCGGGGTCGGGTGGGTCGCCGTCGAGGACGCCGGCCGTCCGGAGGAAGGCGAGGAGGCAGTCGTAGGCGTTGTCGACCGCCGCCTCGGACCCCTGTCGCCCGGCCTCGATGTCGACGAACCGGGGCAGTTCGACCGATCGGCCGTCGGCGACGACGGTGAAGTCGACGACGCCGTCGACGGGGAGGTGGGCGGCCACCTCCCGTTTTCGCTCGTTCAGATACGCCACGTTGGCGAAGGCGCGGTCGTAGGACACCGTCGAGTGGATACCGAGCGCCGTACACCCCTCGACTTCGGCCAACAGTTCGTGTGCGAGGCGCTCCTCGTACAGCTCGCTCTCGGGGTCGCCGGGCAGCGCCCGATTCAGATCGGTATCGACGTAGCGGACGCCACGCTCCAGTGCGCGCTCGTTCGCCACGATCAGTTTCGCCGCGCGTTCGACGGCGACATCGGCGTCGAGAAACCGTTCGATCGCCCGCACACCGCAGGGTTCGTCGCCGTGCACCCCACCCACGACCGCCACCTCCGGGGTGCCCGACCCGACCGTGTGGACCTGCATGATCGCTACTGAAACGCCCACCGCCGAAAAACCGTCCGGTCGATCGGGGTGACGGGATAACAAGGTTGATGCCGGTCGCCGGGCACGTCACGCGCAATGAAGCCCCTCGCCCGCCGACTCGCCGGGGTCGACCGTCTCCCCACCGCCCAGCGGGCGGTGCTCGGGTACTACGCCGAGACCGGCCGGATCGACTACCGGGCACTCGCGATCAAATCCGCGGTCGACGACCGGATGGAGACGATCCTCGACGACGTGTACGACGACTGCGCGGCGGCCCTCGCCGAGGCGTTCGAGGTCGACGCCGACGCCGTCTCCTTTCGCTACGAGACGAAACTCACCCTCCCCGCGGAACTGACGCTTGGCTACCTCTACCGCCGGGCGCTCGCACGCTCGGCCCCGGGGTACGATCCGATCGACGACGAGACCACGGGCGTCCGGGGACTGCTCCGCGCCGCGGACCCGTCGGCTCCCGCCAACGCCGAGTCGCGGGCCTACGTCGAGCGTGCGGAGGAGGCGACGGCGCTCATCGTCCAGGCGCTGCTCGACGGCGACATGCGCGACGCGATCAACGACGACGAGTTCGAGGACTTTGAGGTGTCGATCCCCGGCGAGCCGACTCCCGACCCCCGACGGGTCGCGACCTGCGTCCAGACCCACTTACAGGGCGTCGTCGAGGTGGCGTTCGCCCGCGCGCCCGACGCGGTCCGGGACGCCTACGACGACGCAGTCGACCGCTCGGAGGCCCACCAGGAGCGCGACGAGCGGTTCCGCGAGGCGTTCACCGACGCCCTCGACGGCGTCGAGGGGGCCACGGAGCGGATCGAACGCGAGTACAAGTTCGCGCCAGTCCCCCAGGATACACCCTTCGCGGAGCGGGAGCGAGACCTGCCGTACCTGAAGACCCAGTACGACCGCGTGGGCGTCATCTACGACGGGATGCTCGACGCCTACCGGGGTATCGGCTTCGAGCTTCCGGAGGCGTTCGGGCGGTCCATCGTCCTCGCGATCATCGGCGCGCAGATCTGGTTGGACGACGTCGACGACTACGACGACGACGTCGCGGAGGGGCAACTCACGCCGGTCACCGCGGAGTACGTCCTCCACGACGACGACGCGGCCGCCTACGACGAGGTGGTCTCGATCACGAACCGCTACTTCGATCTGGCGCGGTCGTACGCCGAGGCCGCGGACTCGCCGCTCAACGGCATCGCGGTCGAGTACATCCTCCGGTCGGGGGAGCCGGAACGGTTGCCGGGGAGCGGGGCGTAGGGCCGAGACGAGCCTGCGACCCCGCCGTCTCGGGACCGACCGCCCCGGGTCGGAGTCCCCTCCGCCACCGATCGAACCTATATATTCGAGACCGCCGATCGTCGCGTATGGCCGATCCGTTCGGGCGAGCGATCCTCGACCATCACCGCGGCGAGCGGACCGCTCCACTCTGGCAACTCGACGGCGACGACCGGAGAGAACACCCTATCGAGCGGTTCTACTTCGACGAGCGCGACGCCGGCGGTGAGTGGACCGTGTGGTTCGAATCGTCGTTCGACGGTCCACACCTGGATATGGGTGCCGGTGCGGGTCGGGACGCGCTGTACTACCAGCGACGGTTCGAAACCGTGGCAATCGAGGTCAGCGAGCACCTCGTGACGGTGATGAACGAACGGGGTGTCGCCGACGCTCGCCGAGCGGATATGTTCGACCTGCAAGCGACGTTCGGTGCGAACCGGTTCCGATCGGCACAGGCGTTCGGTACGCAGACGACACTCGCGTTCGACGACGCCCGACTGCGGCGGTTCCTCGACGACCTCGCGGTCGTCACGACCTCCGAGGGCACCGCCGTCTTGGACGCGTACGACCCCGAAGGCGACGGAGCCACGGATCTGCTCGGGTTCCGCGGGACGCCCGAGTCGGGGGTCGCCTACCGCGTCTTCCACTTCGAGTACGAGGGCGAGGTCGGCGAGACGTTGCTGTTTCGGCTGCTTTCCCCCGACCGATTCCGAACGGTCTGTCGGGAGACCCCTTGGACGGTCCGCGAGATCGAATACGCGACCGACTACCACTACAACGTCGTCCTCGACAAGTTCTAATCGGACCCTCCCGTGGCCGACTACGCGTGGCCCTCTCCTACGCGGAGGAGGGAGTGATCGTTCATGCAGGCTCTCGGGGTGGGCCGACGACCCGACCGCGTCGGGCGGCAAGGACGGGAGCGGATCGGTCGCCGTCCACACCAGCCCGGCACCGAGCGATCACCAGCCGTGGAGGTGACCGGGACGACGACGAGGGTGCCGGACTGGATCGTCCGGCCGCTTTTCGGCGCACTACCTGCCGAAGACACGTCCCGTATCCACCACGAGTGACGCCGATCTCCGACCGAGGCGTTCGACACCGCCTGCGCTCCCGCTCAGTTCCGCCCCAGATCCAGCGTCGCCCCGTCCTCGACCAGGACGCCCCGATCGATCGCCGTCTCGAGGATCCGCTCACACTGTGGCTCGGAGACCTCGTAGGCGGCGGTCACTAGCGTCGTCAACTCCGCACGCTCCATCGGGAACTCGCGGTTCTGGAGGAGTCGAAGCACCTTGTAGTACGCCTCCGGCACGTCCGGTTCCTCCTCGGCAGTCGAATCCCCCGCCCCCAGGTCGGCGCTCTCGCCTGCCCTCTCGTCGCCGGTCGCGTCGGTGTCGTCCCCGGCCTCCGCTCCGCGTCCCGCGTCGTCGGTGGATTCCCCGTCTTCGCCCGCGTCGTCGGATCCGTTCCGGTCGGTCGGCAGGCCTGCCTCCGTCTCGTCGCCCCTGCCGGACGACGCCCCGTCCGCGCCGAAGGTGATCGGTTGGGTCGACGATGGCTCGCCGACCGTACCGCCCGACCCCTCGCTCGACGACGCGTCGGTCAGCGGTTCGAGCACCCGACGGAGTTTCTCGTGGCAGGTCGAACACAGGACGGCCGAGTGCGATCCCTCCGAAACGGTGTCGTCCGGCGCGAGGTCGTACTCGCGAAGCGAGTCGCCGACGGCACCACAGAAGTAACACGACCGCAACTGGGGCATACACGTTGGATCCCACAGCGTCGTGCTAAGTGTTTCCCTCACCGTCGACTCGGCGAACACCGACCGATCGTGGCGTTATTAGTGTTTCAACGGTCGCATGTCGAAGTATCACGGAAATATTTAATTGGTACGGCACCGTACCGGTCGACGTGATGGCTCGGTACGTCTGTCCAGGCTGCGATCGGGAGATCGAAGCGAGTCCGTTTCGGATGACCTGCACGATCTGTGGCGGACGACTGGTAAACGAGCGACGGTCCCGCGATCCCCGTCAGTGAACGAGTTCGTCCTCGTCGACGGGGGACGCGGCGTTCCAGTACCGGTCGAACGTGTCGTGTGCCCACGCGCGGACGATCGGGTCGTCGCTGTCGATGGACGCTCGCAGAACCCCGTCCTCGTCCCGCAACAGCATGTGGACCACGTCGTCGGCGACGGTCACGGCCACCGGAATCTCCGCCTCCCGCACCCGAACGTTCGTGCCCGGCGCGTCGAGGAGGGAGTCGAGACGCCGCCGCAGGCCGGCGTCGTCGGCCACCGCGTCGAGGGCGCGCCGAGAGAACACGCCCTCGAACGTCGACTCGCCGTCGGTCACCCGTTCCTCCACGACCGTGAGGCTCCCCTCGTTGAACGCGTGGGAGAACGCCCGGATCTCGTCGGCGTCCCGGAGGAGGTCGAGGACCCGACTCACGGGGGCGTTGGGTTTCGTTCCGCTCGGAACGGTGATGGTGGCGTCGTCGAAGCGACGCAAGTCGAAGTCGATGGCGTCGGTGGGGAGGTAGCGAACCACGCTCCGAAGTTCCACCTCGGTCTCCATGATCTCCAGCAAGTCGAGGAAGCCGTCGGCGACGAGTTCCCCCGTGGCCGTGGCGGTGTATCCGCCGTCGACGCGTTCGATCCACGACCGGTCCTCGAAGTCCCGGAGGATGCGCCCGAGAGTCGCCTGCGAGGCACCGGTGGCCATCGCGAGGTCCCCCCGGGTGTGTCGTCCGTCGACGAGACGCCGGAGTACTGCCACCCGGTTCGCCGAGAGCGCGAGGAACTCGATCTCCGACAGTGCGGACTCCATACCCACACGGAGACACCCCACGGGAAAACCGTTTTCGTCCCGTGAAACGATTGCACACCGCGAGCAGCCGTCACCGATCGCGCCCGTTTCTTATCGTGCAATATTTTATGAATTAAACTAAACGTCCCCGGTCCGTAGGAAGGTTCGATGAGTACTCGTCTTCGGAGTTCACCGAACGAAACGCGACGCCAACCGACCGTACACGGGGGTGTGGAGTGACCGCGGCCGACCGTCGTTCGCTGGTCGCGTTCGCGGCCACGAGCATTTTCTTCGGCGGCACGTTCGTCGCCGCGAAGGCCGGTCTCGCCTACTTTCCGCCGCTGCTGTTCGTCGCGCTTCGCTTCGACGTAGCGGCGGTTGCACTGCTCGGCTACGCGGCCGTCACGACGCCGCGTACCGACCTGCTGCCACGGACCCGGCGCGACGCCGCGGGCATCCTGGCGACCGGCGTCCTCGCCATCGGTCTGACGAACGCGCTCCTGTTCGTGGGCCAAGAGTACACCACCAGCGCCGCCGCCGCCATCGTCTTCAGCCTCAATCCCATCCTGACGCCGGTGTTCGCCGCGTTCCTCCTCGCGGACGAACGTCTCTCCCTCCGTGGTGTCCTCGGCATGGCCCTCGGCTTCGTCGGCGTCGCCCTCGTGGTCGACCCCGATCCGTCGACACTCCTCGGCGGCGGCGTGGGACAGGCCATCCTGTTTGCGGGCGCGGTGAGCGGCGCGCTCGGGAGTGTCCTCATCCGGCGGGCGGGCGACGGTCTGTCGAGCACCGTTCGGACCGCGTGGGGACTCCCCTTCGCCGCGG includes the following:
- a CDS encoding SDR family oxidoreductase, whose amino-acid sequence is MSTSFDFEDRVVLVTGASGALGSAIATAFDDAGATVCGADVVAPDDEGSLVNPGEVDYYRGDFTDEDDVAGVVESVVDDHGGLDHLCTVAGTWRGGDPIHETDVETFDFLFDVNCKTMFLASKHALPHLRARQGSVVSVASRSSLSGGEGDGPYRASKAAVRLLTETIAAENEGAVRANAIMPSVIDTPANREMMPDADHDEWVDPADIARTVLALCSGATTATSGAAVPVYGEA
- a CDS encoding NADPH:quinone reductase, with product MRAVRYHDHGGADVLRVDEIDRPDPADDEVVIEVAAAGINPVDTYFREGAYEPFTLPMIPGVDAAGEVVAAGADAADAGFAAGDAVVTTGLSKDHYGGCAEYVAVPTDRAAVLPDGVDPVAAGGAGVAAVTAWRALIDHGDLEPAQTALIHGGSGGVGHAAVQIAAATGARVVTTAAPEYHDRLESLGADAALDYARDDLRDAVATASGGDGPDVILDHRLDDYLQFDADVAAQDARIVGIGENDPEIGFSNDGVARGKELTYQFMSMFNTPTLARPLERVAHLLGEGDLTIEVARTYDLDEVADAHRDVMADSFLGKLVVTL
- the sucC gene encoding ADP-forming succinate--CoA ligase subunit beta, which codes for MRLHEYQAKGVFSDAGIPTPDSRLATSVDEVVDAGDDLGYPVAVKAQVHVGGRGKAGGIEIATNGEELREAAESILGMDLKGYHVDRVLVEAAVDFVDELYLGVTMDRSEGEPVAMVSSEGGVDIETVAEETPDAIAREHVDPAFGMHPYQARKAVYDAGIDGDVASDVSSVLSTLYDLWADSDASEAEINPLMVTDGGEVVAADAVMNVDDDALFRQPDLAEMEEESYSDDLERKAGEYGFDYVRLSGNVGIIGNGAGLVMATLDLVDHYGGAPANFLDIGGGAKAERVANALDMVFADDNVDSVVFNIFGGITRGDEVARGINEALSQFDEIPKPVVVRLAGTNASEGMEILDTELVQVERTLEEAVQRAVANAEEVNS
- the sucD gene encoding succinate--CoA ligase subunit alpha, coding for MSVLVDDDTRVVVQGITGGEGKFHAEQMIEYGTNVVAGAVPGKGGQEVAGVPVYDTVHEAVRREDADASVVFVPPAFAGDALFEALDTSLDLVVAITEGIPTQDMARVNRRLSETDTHLVGPNCPGVITPGAAKLGILPGNIFSAGNVGLVSRSGTLTYQVVDNLSNRGIGQTTAIGIGGDPIIGTSFVDALELFEADEETEAVAMCGEIGGEDEEQAAKYIAREMDTPVAAFIAGRTAPPGKRMGHAGAIVSGSGTGTAESKINALNDAGVPVGATLEEVADHIEGFL
- a CDS encoding class I SAM-dependent methyltransferase translates to MADPFGRAILDHHRGERTAPLWQLDGDDRREHPIERFYFDERDAGGEWTVWFESSFDGPHLDMGAGAGRDALYYQRRFETVAIEVSEHLVTVMNERGVADARRADMFDLQATFGANRFRSAQAFGTQTTLAFDDARLRRFLDDLAVVTTSEGTAVLDAYDPEGDGATDLLGFRGTPESGVAYRVFHFEYEGEVGETLLFRLLSPDRFRTVCRETPWTVREIEYATDYHYNVVLDKF
- a CDS encoding helix-turn-helix transcriptional regulator, whose product is MESALSEIEFLALSANRVAVLRRLVDGRHTRGDLAMATGASQATLGRILRDFEDRSWIERVDGGYTATATGELVADGFLDLLEIMETEVELRSVVRYLPTDAIDFDLRRFDDATITVPSGTKPNAPVSRVLDLLRDADEIRAFSHAFNEGSLTVVEERVTDGESTFEGVFSRRALDAVADDAGLRRRLDSLLDAPGTNVRVREAEIPVAVTVADDVVHMLLRDEDGVLRASIDSDDPIVRAWAHDTFDRYWNAASPVDEDELVH
- a CDS encoding DMT family transporter, translating into MTAADRRSLVAFAATSIFFGGTFVAAKAGLAYFPPLLFVALRFDVAAVALLGYAAVTTPRTDLLPRTRRDAAGILATGVLAIGLTNALLFVGQEYTTSAAAAIVFSLNPILTPVFAAFLLADERLSLRGVLGMALGFVGVALVVDPDPSTLLGGGVGQAILFAGAVSGALGSVLIRRAGDGLSSTVRTAWGLPFAAVLCHLLSLAVGESPAAVEWTPTAMAALGYVGLLAGAVAYIAYFGLLDDAGAIRANLVFYAVPVVAALGGWMLLGETISAVAVAGFVTIFTGFLVLGSESADLPTQRGRITRLGGIDPTGAVDPPDVVDEPRGFEAD